In Acipenser ruthenus unplaced genomic scaffold, fAciRut3.2 maternal haplotype, whole genome shotgun sequence, the genomic window GTGTGTGTGAgcgagtgtgtgcgtgtgagcgCTTGAAATGTAAAGCTGTGTGAGAGTGTGCTAGTGAACAGTAAGAgaatgtgtgtgagtgagagagtacACAGGGTGTGTGAGTGAGTATGGAGGGACGGTGGGTCCCAGCATGGTTTCCCTGCCTGTGCATTGCTATGCTCTAATCTAACAAGGCTGCTGTATCTCTCGTCTGCCTGGCTGATAAGCGCTCAGCGCTGTGGCTGAAACACAAAGAGCCCTCTGTCTGCAAACACAATGAGccctgagagagacagagtggagcagaaacacagcactgtgagaCCGCAGCAAGGGCTGGAAAAaacactcccactgcatagcagtttgatccagtcctggttttgctacgagtttaataagccacctgagcttgttaaatacacactgtggctaatcaagcttctagtaaaacctggaatgggtgaaacttatttccatccccgatATGTAAATGAggatgtgtctgtgtgcctgtgtatgTGTCTTAATgtatgcatgtctgtgtgtgtgtgtataaatctgGGTGTCTCTGTATATATTGTATACGTGTCTGTACATGTCTCTCTAGTCTGCACCCTCACAGAGGCAGGGTGGCTCCCTGCTGGTTTTCCTGCACATTCCTTCCTGCCtgtgaaatgacttcctgttgcTCTGCTCGCTCCCTGCGCTCCCCCAGCCCGGGACAGCCCGGGACAGACTGGGACAGACTGGGACAGACTGGGACCTGCAGCCCGGAAACCTGCCGGCCGGCCGTCACGGGTCGAAACGAGGTGCAGGTAAAACCTCCAGTCAGCTGAGAAACACGGGCTGCACAGCCCAGTACCCAGAGCCCTCAGCTTTCACTAACATGACCGACCAAGGAGGtgtatctaaataaaaaaaacagtgaaacctGCATCTACTCCTCCTCACActctccactcccccgctcctgGCATGTGTACAAATCAATTCAGCGATTCTCCAGCACAGCTCCGACATTCTCACTGCTCTGAAAGGAAACGCTCCCCCACAGCTCCACACTCCCggccctcctccctccccctgctGGGTGACCAAGAGACATTCCTTCAAAATCAGCAGAACTGCAAAAAGCAAAACTAAAGAAAACCACTCAGCTCcctcactgcagctctgcacacaggATCCCTGCAGTGTCATCAGCTCcctcactgcagctctgcacacaggATCCCTGCAGTGTCATCAGCTCcctcactgcagctctgcacacaggATCCCTGCAGTGTCATCAGCTCCCTCATTGCAGCTCTGCACACAGGATCCCTGCAGTGTCATCAGCTCcctcactgcagctctgcacacaggATCCCTGCAGTGTCATCAGCTCcctcactgcagctctgcacacaggATCCCTGCAGTGTCATCAGCTCcctcactgcagctctgcacacaggATCCCTGCAGTTTCATCAGCTCcctcactgcagctctgcacacaggATCCCTGCAGTGTCATCAGCTCcctcactgcagctctgcacacaggATCCCTGCAGTGTCATCAGCTCcctcactgcagctctgcacacagagcTCTGCAGACACACGCAACTctcagtacattttttttgtttttgggagCTGCTGCAGATCAGCTACAGAGAGGAGCAGCATTCTGAGCAGCATTCCAAGCAACACACACCTCCATCTCCCTCCCTCCGActtcacctctctctctccatctctcccacTCATCGACTCTAAAGCTGTTATTTATTGTCAACACAGAAAACACTTCTTCCGAGTCCCTGCAATGCAGACAAGGCATCTCATAATCGCTTCAGGCAGAGGTGCATGCTTTGCTGCTTTGGTCtttcctgtgctgtgctgttcattACTGTGCTGGTCtagtctgtgctgtgctggtatttgctggtctggtctggtctgtgctggtatttgctgggctggtctggGCTGTGCTGGTATTTGCTGGTCtggtctgtgctgtgctggtatTTGCTGGTCtagtctgtgctgtgctggtatTTGCTGGTCTGGTCTGTGCTGGTATTTGCTGGTCtggtctgtgctgtgctggtatttgctggtctggtctggtctgtgctgtgctggtatttgctgggctggtctttgctTTCCTCTCTTCAGTGAGTTCAGTACAGTAAGCATGTCCTCTGCAGTGTCAGGTTGCACTCCAGGAGTTCGTGGTTTAGCAATCCCTCCTCACACAGCTGGCTGAGTCCTGGCCAGGCCTGCTCTGAAACTATTTCCTTTTGGAGCGGAGATCCCTCCTGGGGGTGGACTGAACGCTGGCCTGCTGAAAGGATCACATGATACTGAAACAAAGCCTTGTTTGCCTCTCCTGTAAAGCAGCATTAATATGCATTCCCAGCTAGAGCTTCAACAGCATGAGAAGCACCTCCAGCACTGCACTGGCTGTTTCCTGAGAGGACCTGCCTGATCCAGCAGTGAAACCTGCTCAGCTTCAACAGCATGAGAAGCACCTCCAGCACTGCACTGGCCGTTTCCTGAGAGGACCTGCCTGATCCAGCAGTGAAACCTGCTCAGCTTCAACAGCATGAGAAGCACCTCCAGCACTGCACTGGCCGTTTCCTGAGAGGACCTGCCTGATCCAGCAGTGAAACCTGCTCAGCTTCAACAGCATGAGAAGCACCTCCAGCACTGCACTGGCCGTTTCCTGAGAGGACCTGCCTGATCCAGCAGTGAAACCTGCTCAGCTTCTCCACACTCGAGTGCGCTGAGTCAGTCACTCACGTTAACCTGCCTGATTCAGCAGGCGTGATGTTTGAGACTCTCCACGGCACGCTGCCCAGTTTAACGAGGGGGACAAAGAGAAGTCAGCAGATTCAGCAAGtcccagaccccccccccccctcctcaatCCAAAGGAAATCGGAGCCAATTCCTGACTCCGGGATTGGGAAGGAAGCTGCAGTGCGCCGGAGGTTCCTGCTGATGTGAGCAGCTGCCTGTTCCAGAGAGGAGCCCCTCAGCACAGCCTGGCGCCTCacccacacagcacagtgcaatgcaatacagcacagtgcaatgcaatacagcacagtgcaatgcaatacaatacacgtTTCTATAGAGCCTTTCATCACAGACCCCAAGCCAGCCTGCCGGGTTTGCCTGTCTGCTTCAGTTACTTGATACAGTAACGAGCTGGGCATTCATTAACAGAATGAGAAGCACAGGGTAGCGCCCAGGGAAACACAGAGATCTCCCACagtgcactgcacagcactgccACTTCAAAACCGACCTGAAGACCCAACTTCACAAGCTGCTTTCCAGGCTGGTAAGGAAGCATTGCTCATGCATATTCTGTGCTCTCAGTGGCTAGcagataagactcccattgcagagctgAGTAAACAAAGCCAGGATTTACAACAAGCATTCATTATCCTATAGCTTATTTCAACCTATCTGACAGACCTCGGGTTCAGAGGAAACTAAGTTCATAATGAAGCCctaaatgatttacaatgctctGCATTGGGAGCCCTACTGGATACAAAtactaaccactacaccacacagcctctctcccagtccctgagCTCTAACCACCGAGCCACACTGCCTAAgcaatgctgctgctgtctgatCAGAACCGGGACTGGGGAGGAAGGAAACGTTTCAACAGCAAACCACAGCTCTGAGACAACCCAGCTCAACAGCTCTGAAACCACACATTTCCACACTGACCCCACAGCTCTGAAACCACACATTTCCACACTGACCCCACAGCTCTGAAACCACACATTTCCACACTGACCCCACAGCTCTGAAACCACACATTTCCACACTGACCCCACAGCTCTGAAACCACACATTTCCACACTGACCCCACAGCTCTGAAACCACACATTTCCACACTGACCCCACAGCTCTGAAACCACACATTTCCACACTGACCCCACAGCTCTGAAACCACACATTTCCACACTGACCCCACAGCTCTGAAACCACACATTTCCACACTGACCCCACAGCTCTGAAACCACACATTTCCACACTGACCCCACAGCTCTGAAACCACACATTTCCACACTGACCCCACAGCTCTGAAACCACACATTTCCACACTGACCCCACAGCTCCGACACAGCCCGGCTCCGACCATGGACCCAAATGTCCTGCAGCGACGGTCTGGTGTAGTCCAGGGTAGTGCGGAGCACGGCTCTGGAATCTCGTCAAGCACAAAACATCTTCTACACTGCACTGAGTGCTGAGGGGCTGGAGTTTCTACAAGCCAGGGACTGTTCACTGTGACACTGCACTGAGTGCCGAGGGGCTGGAGTTTCTACAAGCCAGGGACTGTTCACTGTGACACTGCACTGAGTGCCGAGGGGCTGGagttttggttttagtttttttctttcactttctgTGCAGCACCATTTCTGAGGGTCCCAGCACAGCAGATGAAACCTTTTCATTTGAATCCAAGCCTAAGCAATAAACGTGCTCAAGTTTAAGAGTATCTTGAGCTGCCTTACCTCAAGATAACATTAGCGAGTGcaggattagtgctgatcagggtgtGCGAGTCCAGCACTAACAGGCTGAGGGACTTGATGAAGTCACAAAGGCAACGCTCTGCTATGAATTCCATGTGTATAATCCAGCTTTCGTTGACTGCACAGTACACTGCGGATTGCAATTATAATAGAAACAGGCTCCTGACACACCTCAGCCTATTATCCACACCCTGCAAGCCagcagactgtgtgtgtgtgtgtgtgtggtgtgtgtgtgtgcatgtgtggtgtggtgcatgtgtctgtgtgtgtgcgtctgtgtgtgtgtggtgtggtgcgtgtgtctgtgtggtgcgtgtgtctgtgtgtgtgcgtctgtgtggtgcgtgtgtctgtgtgtctgtgtttgtcttcattttcactgcactgcactgcacatgtCGGGGAATGTAAAGAAGTCTCTCACTGCATACAAGCTGCACTGCCTGTGGCAAAGAGAGTTTCGATCCAGCAGTCTGTGCACACCTGTGCATACCTGCAGTACCGCTCACAGAAGCAGCAGAACGGGTGTGTAAACAGGACTAGAGGGGAGCAGCCCAGGCGTGTTCAGAACAAACAGCAGACTGcactggtttatatatatatatatattcacactgAGCTCTGCGCAGGACCCAGGTGAACTCAGAGCGAGCGGGACATCACCCCGATCACACCAACGATCCTCCCCTGCTCAGAGCTTCATCCGAATCATGGGTTCCTGCAGCTCCGACATGTACTGATCGAAGCAAAGCGTTGCTTTGAATGTGAAGACAGCCCCGAGTGAACTCTGTGACTCCAGACTGAGGATTCAGCAGCCAGGACACCAGGAAACAACACCACAGAAACGTCATGCTTCAGTGCAACTACCAGCTGCTGGGTGTAAGCCACGGGAAACACcgactgagaaacacacacatcaAGTGACTGCAGTCCCACGGAATCCACTCCACGCCGCGCAGCAGCGCTCCCCTCGAGACGAGCCCGTACAGGGCCTTTCACAGCACCTGGAGTCGTGCTGGATTTGAACCACATATCCGAGGTTATTTATCCCAGCATCATGGAAAAAGCGCACACGCTCTGCAGAGGATGTCCTTCCTTTGCTGAAGATGTTGCAGTAACCAACTGCCCATCACGGTGCTGTTGTGGAAAAGTCCACAGCAACCCCGCGACTTCTCTGTGAAAACACACGGACCGGAGAGAGACACAACACTAACGATTCATCCTTTAAAAAGGTACGAGGGACACGCGTGTCCCACAAATACACACGATGCTAACTGTCCTCTGGGGTTTTCCAACGAGGTGCAGGAAACACGATTTGAAATGTACCGAACGCAAAACCACGCATTTGCATCTAAAGACAAGCACGCCGATTCACACACAGCCCGTCTCTTCAGGGGGGGCTGTCAATTATACATACCCCCCCCACTCAAAGAATAGAAGGgcagtttgtttttgtaaaacagtTTATTTGTAGCAATCTCTGATCTTGAGTAAAGCAGGCGCTGCGTGCTGAGAGATGCGCACCGGAGTTCATGTGAGAGATGAATATGATACCGCGACGCCTCCCAAGCCGAGTCTCTCAGTCGCTTAACCGTACAGCTTGACAGACAGCAGCGACATCCAAATAAAGGCGACGTTTTTTTCCTCAGCAGTACGGGCCGTGCTTTCACAGACTCTACAAGTTCACACGAAGCACatctttaaaaacacgacccgtACGCGCACCCGACCAGACTAACCATGgtaatgaaaaacacacacatcaccaTCCACACAACACCACTGAAATGAACTCAAACACCAgcggaacaacaacaacaacaacaacaataataataataataacaataatgataataataataataataataataataacaataatgataataataataataataatgataagaaCAATAACAGCCCTCCCACTCACCTGGCTCGCTTTATAGAACTGTTTCTTTAAACCGGCCACAGACATCTCgattcactttttctttttttcctttcttcaGAGTACAAAAAGCGGAAAGTTCACAAGCCCGCTCTGATGTGATGTGATataatgtgctgtgctgtgctgtgatgtgatgtgatgttgAAGTAAGTCTGTAAGGCTGGATCACAGTCCGCCTCTCCCGCTGCTGCAGCTCCGTCTCCGCGCAGTCAGGATATTACATGGCAACCAAGCCGACTTCCTGCTCTCGGAGAATAACAAGCGATATTCTTGAGGAGCCGGAACCGGGCTTGATAGAGCGCCCTCTGGTGTACGGGAAGACCCTCTGCAAAAACAAAACGGAAAAAAAGAAATCGCCGCTTTCTGTGCGCGTTTGACAGAGATTCCACTCTGGATCATATTACTAGCACGTTTCAGACAGACCTGTACTAAACTGAGCTAATTAACCGTGCCTCCAGACCCGGAGGTAGTTCATGATGATCTACATGCAAACCTGGAGTGGAAGGCGCGCctccaggaccccccccccccccccccccccccccccggggttAAACAATACCTACCCAGCTGCTTATAACCCGAGCACGGCCTGACCGCAAAGAGAGATGCGCCTAACAGTCAAGAGCAGCGGCTCAACACGTCAGCATCACTGCAAGACGACAGGAGCCCGGCCGCTCCGGACAGTCAGGAGTTAACACCCCGACATTTCAAACGCGAGCGGCTCTTCTCTGCGGAATTTGGGCGGGAGCCTCGACAACCAATAGAGAGGCTCCGGCGAACCTTCTGTGCAAAGCCGCTGACGCGATTGGTTGTCTTTCGACACGCGCCTCACAGGTGAGTCAAATGGAATCTGGATTTCAAGAGAGACGGTCGCGTGCGGGTGCTGAGatagaaaaaaacaattaaaattacaattaaaaaaaaaacaaaaacaacaaactaataaataaataaataagtaaataaataaatagatagaaagAAGTCCTCTGCTGAGAGAATAAGCTGTAAATTCACAACATCGACGGCTTTATTGAAGGTAATGgaaacgcttttttttttaattctacggTTGCTTGTGGTTTTTTGTTGCCGGTACCTTTACGGTTTTAAGTATAAATTAGAATTAAGCTAAACTTAATTGTTCATTATAATCTTACACTTTGTGAGGTAAATGTCAAACTCGTGTATAACTACCGgtgtgggggacgctgctgctgtacccttgagcagggacttagattgatccagtaaaaacccaactgtaaaaatggggaattgtatgtaaaataatgtgtaaaaaataatgtgatatcttgaaacaattgtaagctaagaaataatatatatatatatatatatatatatatatatatatagagagagagagagagagagagagaaagcgacgacgtgaatgtgtttattttagtccAGCAGTCTGATTtaaagtgtgttttgtgttttattttgttttggtttgtttttctccTCACACACAGGCTTGTTAAATCACACGTATTTACACCGTACTGGTTGTAGCTCTGAAACGGGTTTGATTTGGCGGTCTGTAGTACACGTCTTTGCATTGTGTAACATGGCGTTGTGGTCTTCATTAAACTTTCTTCAAGTCCTTTCCTGTCGCCTCGAGTATTTTCAGTCCTCCGGATACACGCGTGTCGGATACAGAGCCGCTTTGCATAGCGGGGCTGGCACTTCATTTTTTAGTAACAGGGTCGTGGTCGGGGCGCTGCAGTTAAATATCACTACAGCTGGACAGAAACTGACTGTTACAATATTTCACACACCTGCTAAAAACCACAAACCCGTGTCGCCATTTAACGGGTAAGAAAAAACTACGATCCGATACCAGAGAGTTACTGCCAGCCTGCCTGTATTACAAGAGGCACACCGGGAAGCGAGCGGGGTGCAAACGGGTTCTTATTAAAACACATCCGAGAGCGACTCCAGCATCGCGACGACCAGATCCAGCGTGCCGGTACATTGAGCCCTGTTTGCGCCCCGCCTGCACTCTGCCCGCACGGTGTAGCTTGTGTTTAAATGACAGGGCAGCTGCATTCATTGTCatggcttgttttatttttatacatgaaGAATGCCGAAGTCCAAAGAGATCGTTACCAGCagctctggaagcagcagcagtTCAGACAGTGAAGAAAACGAGAAGGTGAGTTTTTACTTCATTTATCAAACGAGATACTCTCATCTATCTGTCTaatgttttgtttgtagtttGGTAAGGGTTTACGCATTAACAGCAAGGCTGAAGGGGGGGGGGTATTTACCTTCAGTTTAGAGAAAGGGAGGGGGGCTCTCATAACCTTTATTAAGAGAATCTGAGGCATACTCACTGGAGAAGAACCCAGAAGATCAGTTGACTGTCCAGTACAGTGCTCTCCTCTTGCTCCGCAGGtgcaggaggaggaagaggaagaggaggagaggaagaggaaggCGCCGGCGGCTCAGCCGCCGGCTGTGAAGAAGAGGAAGAGCGGGGAGAGCAGCTCGCGGTCGAACCCTGCCCCCCCGAGACAAGGGAAGGAGGAGGACATGTTCcaggtgagagagctgtgaggggaggaggaggaggacatgttccaggtgagagagctgtgaggggaggaggaggaggacatggtccaggtgagagagctgtgaggggaggaggaggaggacatggtccaggtgagagagctgtgaggggaggaggaggaggacatggtccaggtgagagagctgtgaggggaggaggaggaggaggacatggtccaggtgagagagctgtgaggggaggaggaggagggcatggtccaggtgagagagctgtgaggggaggaggaggaggacatgttccaggtgagagagctgtgaggggaggaggaggagggcatggtccaggtgagagagctgtgaggggaggaggaggaggacatggtccaggtgagagagctgtgaggggaggaggaggagggcatggtccaggtgagagagctgtgaggggaggaggaggaggacatggtccaggtgagagagctgtgaggggaggaggaggagggcatggtccaggtgagagagctgtgaggggaggaggaggaggacatggtccaggtgagagagctgtgaggggaggaggaggagggcatggtccaggtgagagagctgtgaggggaggaggaggaggacatggtccaggtgagagagctgtgaggggaggagGACATGGTCcaggtgagagagctgtgaggggaggaggaggaggacatgttccaggtgagagagctgtgaggggaggaggaggaggaggacatggtccaggtgagagagctgtgaggggaggaggaggaggacatggtccaggtgagagagctgtgaggggaggagGACATGGTCcaggtgagagagctgtgaggggaggaggaggaggacatgttccaggtgagagagctgtgaggggaggaggaggaggaggacatggtccaggtgagagagctgtgaggggaggaggaggaggacatggtccaggtgagagagctgtgaggggaggaaATCTTTCTTTCAGATCCTTTCTTTGTAGTATCACTGGAGAATCAGGCTGTGTTTGAAACCAGTTTCAGGGTTATTAAAAATCCAGTTCTTGAATAAATATACgcttttaaaataaccttttattATTCAGATTGTGTTCACTCATATACACCATTACATTTCACACACACTCAACACTATTCTCCTTTTATCACATCACTTTTCGAGAATACCAAACAACCACCAATCTCATTCAGTAATGAAATGTGTTAGAAAatgaggaggggggtggggggcgggATATAACCCCTTCAGACTAAAAACGGAGAGAAAGATCCGAGTATCGATCCGCCTCTTTGCATCCAGACAGACGAGTCTTGAGGGCCTGTCCTCAGCAGTCCTACAGTGGGTTTTTCTTTTAGGATCATGCATTTTGGTGTGTGGTCCTGTGCCTGGAGGAGTCTGATTTGCTCTCCTCGCTCTTCACAGATCGGTAAGCTGAGATACGTGCGGGTGTCCAGGTTCAGGGCGAAAGTCCTGATTGATCTCCGGGAGTTCTACTCGGATAACGAAGGGAACACCAAGCCAGGGAGGAAAGGTAAGCGCTGTGCATTCACCTGGAAAGTGTGAGGTTTCTTTATAAATGTCGTGTCGAGTTAACTGCACAGCACTCCCAGGTGTGAGCGCGGTGTGGAGCCTGTGCCTCCGGCTGCAGGAGTCTCctccattcctgcttttactacCAGCTTAATCACACCCTCCTGAGCTCCGCAAGCTCgtcttaaaacctggaatgggtgaaactgccatgcAGTAGGAGTCCAATGTGTTCTCTTCATTTCAACACAGC contains:
- the LOC117415308 gene encoding activated RNA polymerase II transcriptional coactivator p15-like isoform X2 codes for the protein MPKSKEIVTSSSGSSSSSDSEENEKVQEEEEEEEERKRKAPAAQPPAVKKRKSGESSSRSNPAPPRQGKEEDMFQIGKLRYVRVSRFRAKVLIDLREFYSDNEGNTKPGRKGIALNLEQWTQLKTLVPEIDAAIFKY
- the LOC117415308 gene encoding activated RNA polymerase II transcriptional coactivator p15-like isoform X1 gives rise to the protein MPKSKEIVTSSSGSSSSSDSEENEKCSPLAPQVQEEEEEEEERKRKAPAAQPPAVKKRKSGESSSRSNPAPPRQGKEEDMFQIGKLRYVRVSRFRAKVLIDLREFYSDNEGNTKPGRKGIALNLEQWTQLKTLVPEIDAAIFKY
- the LOC117415308 gene encoding activated RNA polymerase II transcriptional coactivator p15-like isoform X3; its protein translation is MPKSKEIVTSSSGSSSSSDSEENEKEEEEEEEERKRKAPAAQPPAVKKRKSGESSSRSNPAPPRQGKEEDMFQIGKLRYVRVSRFRAKVLIDLREFYSDNEGNTKPGRKGIALNLEQWTQLKTLVPEIDAAIFKY